The following proteins are encoded in a genomic region of Arachis stenosperma cultivar V10309 chromosome 4, arast.V10309.gnm1.PFL2, whole genome shotgun sequence:
- the LOC130974464 gene encoding uncharacterized protein LOC130974464: MQKRTTSSSEQPTAGPLSKEKDKAPAQPRGVINCISGGYAGGGHTNLARKRTYRAMLVVGDSAHNPQPIQDVPEMTFRPANFNCSHTNYNDPVVISIQLGDLIVRKVLLNPGSSADVLFFATFEKMKVSTNILQPYTGDLVGFSEERVPVLGSDNVIATIHSDLHKARHCYNISLKPIKRNTEVHVNSIQSEQPILAELDPRADFQERPVPNEDLTKVTLTEDPTKFTFIGTSIDNKDKEKLISFLRQNTDLFAWTFEDMPGINPSVITHKLAVSPTARPVSQKKRNLGTEKQLASMAEVNKLIDAQFIREIRFTTWLANVVMVKKNNGKWHMCVDFTDLNKACPKDAYPLPCIDTLVDNSCGYGTLSFMDAYSGYNHILMHPSDQEKIAFITEYGNYCYNVMPFGLKNAGATYQRLMNKIFEQQIGRNIEVYVGDMVVQIKIGHPHIEDLDEIFTQNRKYNMRLNPEKCAFGVRGGKFLGFILTGRENKKIQQPVYFVSKSLQNAELRYPRLEKLALALIFSARRLRPYFQSHTIIVRTGQPLRQILSKPELAGRLIKWSIEVSEFDIQYQPRGSVKSQCLADFVAEFTDSYSEDNGQTWTLFVDGASNPQEAGAGILLESSNGIVIEHFL, from the exons ATGCAGAAGAGAACAACATCCAGCTCTGAACAACCTACAGCAGGTCCATTGTCAAAGGAGAAAGATAAAGCTCCAGCTCAACCTAGGGGAGTGATCAATTGCATTTCGGGAGGTTACGCTGGAGGTGGACATACAAACTTGGCCAGAAAGCGAACCTATAGAGCTATGTTAGTGGTTGGGGATTCTGCTCATAATCCTCAACCAATTCAGGATGTCCCTGAGATGACCTTCCGCCCTGCTAACTTTAATTGCAGCCACACCAACTACAACGACCCTGTGGTTATCTCCATCCAATTGGGAGACCTAATAGTTCGGAAAGTGCTACTTAATCCAGGGAGTAGCGCTGATGTGCTTTTCTTTGCTACATTTGAGAAAATGAAAGTGAGCACTAACATTTTGCAGCCATACACAGGAGACTTGGTCGGATTTTCAGAGGAACGAGTCCCTGTGTTGGGTTCT GACAACGTCATCGCAACCATTCACAGTGATTTACACAAAGCTCGGCATTGCTACAACATAAGCCTAaagcccatcaaaaggaacacgGAAGTGCATGTCAACTCAATACAATCCGAACAACCAATCCTAGCAGAGCTAGACCCGAGGGCCGACTTTCAAGAACGCCCCGTGCCAAATgaagatctgacaaaggtcacCCTGACCGAAGATCCAACAAAGTTTACCTTTATCGGAACATCAATTGACAATAAAGACAAGGAGAAGCTGATTAGTTTCTTGCGTCAAAACACTGACTTATTCGCTTGGACTTTCGAGGATATGCCAGGGATCAATCCGTCAGTAATCACACACAAATTAGCAGTCAGTCCAACAGCCCGACCAGTTTCTCAAAAAAAGCGAAACCTCGGAACTGAGAAACAATTGGCCTCCATGGCAGAAGTCAACAAACTCATCGACGCCCAGTTCATCCGAGAGATCAGATTCACGACTTGGTTGGCCAATGTTGTTATGGTAAAAAAGAATAACGGTAAATGGCACATGTGCGTCGATTTTACTGAtttaaataaggcatgtcctaaggatGCTTATCCTTTACCCTGCATCGACACTTTAGTAGATAATTCTTGTGGTTATGGCACTTTGAGTTTCATGGATGCATATTCTGGCTATAACCACATCCTTATGCATCCATCAGACCAAGAAAAAATAGCCTTTATAACTGAATATGGTAATTACTGCTATAATGttatgccttttggtttaaagaatGCAGGTGCAACATACCAAAGGTTAATGAATAAGATCTTTGAGCAGCAAATAGGCAGGAATATCGAAGTATACGTCGGCGACATGGTCGTCCAGATAAAGATCGGCCATCCCCACATAGAAGATCTTGATGAAATATTTACACAGAACAGAAAATATAACATGAGGCTGAACCCCGAGAAATGTGCCTTTGGTGTTCGGGGAGGGAAATTTCTCGGGTTCATCCTGACAGGCCGAG aaaacaaaaaaattcagCAACCAGTCTATTTCGTGAGCAAGTCACTACAAAATGCAGAGCTTCGGTACCCAAGGCTTGAAAAGCTCGCCCTAGCATTAATTTTCTCTGCAAGACGGCTCCGACCTTATTTTCAGAGTCACACAATCATTGTCAGAACAGGACAACCACTTCGGCAGATACTTTCTAAACCTGAGTTAGCAGGGAGACTAATCAAATGGTCTATTGAAGTCTCAGAATTCGATATTCAGTACCAACCTAGAGGATCTGTTAAGTCACAATGCTTGGCCGATTTTGTGGCTGAGTTTACAGACTCATATTCCGAGGATAATGGTCAAACCTGGACCTTGTTCGTAGACGGTGCTTCAAACCCTCAAGAAGCTGGTGCAGgcatattgctagaaagctcgAATGGCATAGTTATCGAGCATTTTCTCTGA
- the LOC130974465 gene encoding uncharacterized protein LOC130974465: MQLQLGDGTRTLFWDDVWMKGGKLSERFPNLHRAAADKACTISDCGFWDGYVWRWGLQWRRALWSWEEQELTELQSSLAKVGIRQSEVDKLVWKHDKEEKVNTKDRLVRCEILPTSEITCVICGKAPESVHHLFFTCEYAWKLWGSALRFWNIHWVWAGDPRQCFESWIYGTNRKGAKEDWMTTFFAVIWSLWKHRNAVIFKKNELNFSLLEQEVSCLVLAWSRDRRFRRTGVG, translated from the exons ATGCAGTTGCAATTGGGAGATGGAACTAGAACACTATTTTGGGATGATGTATGGATGAAAGGCGGGAAGCTTAGTGAAAGATTTCCAAACCTCCACAGGGCAGCAGCTGATAAGGCATGCACCATCAGTGATTGTGGTTTCTGGGATGGGTATGTATGGAGATGGGGTTTGCAATGGAGGAGAGCCTTGTGGTCATGGGAAGAGCAAGAGCTAACTGAGCTACAATCAAGCCTAGCAAAGGTGGGGATTCGACAAAGCGAAGTGGACAAGCTGGTGTGGAAGCATGATAAGGAAG AAAAAGTGAATACCAAAGACAGATTAGTTAGGTGTGAAATCTTACCAACATCAGAAATTACCTGTGTTATCTGCGGCAAGGCACCAGAATCTGTTCATCATCTGTTTTTCACATGCGAATATGCATGGAAGCTGTGGGGTTCGGCTCTTAGGTTCTGGAATATACATTGGGTTTGGGCAGGTGATCCTAGACAATGTTTTGAGTCATGGATATATGGAACTAATAGGAAGGGTGCAAAAGAAGACTGGATGACAACCTTCTTTGCTGTGATTTGGTCCCTGTGGAAACATAGAAATGCTGTTATCTTCAAGAAGAATGAGTTGAATTTTTCTCTATTAGAACAAGAGGTATCGTGCTTGGTGTTAGCTTGGTCAAGGGACAGAAGGTTTCGAAGAACAGGAGTAGGATAA